TGCCATGTACAACTTCTATAACATCCTCATTTTCTAGTTCTTTCAATGCTCTTCTAACAGTAATTCTGCTTGCATTAAATCGATCACACAACTCTTTTTCTGAAGGTAGTTTTGCCCCTTTTTCAATCATTTCTGTTTCAATCATATCTTTAATGTGAAGCTTAATTTGTTCATATAAAAAAACAGAGCTTTCTTTATTCATTTGTTTGTAAGTTGACATATTCCACCTTGCCTTATCATTTGTTAAAAACAGTATGTTGTTTATTTAAATAACATCCACCAGACATCCTGCGTAGCTAACCAAGAGTAGCATATGCAGGTATGTTAACGGTTTCAAACACTTAGGCACAACTAAACTAAGTGGCGTATTATAAATCATATATTTTTAGTTTAACAAAAAGGAATCAATATTCCTAGAAGAACACATACAATTTTTACAAAGGTGGGTATTACTATCTTTAACTCCAAATGAATCCTTGTGAGTTGCATTAGAAAGCCATTTTAAACTTTTTGTGCCATCTTTTACGTAAATCTGATAAATATGCTTCACTTAGTGTACCATGCCCCCGTTAAGAATTTCCTCTGCGTAATGATTAGGTGGCGCTATCTCCTCCTCTTCCTTGTTGACAACAATGAAGGTTAATACATTGGTTTTCTTTTCACCATTCACTGTTACATCTATAAACGCCGGTCTATAGTCACCTGTAAAAACACCTTCTCGTTTGTATAAATACTCTCTTGCTTTTTGATTAATTCTATAAACCTTTCCTTCTACTCTGCCACTTTTTTCAATAATATCCGCCCTGCCACCGTCAGACTTGCCTATTAAAAATTGAAGCTTATAATTAGATAATACCCCTCTGCCAATTACGTCTTGAAATAAGTCATTCACGCCTGCTTCAATAAATCTTTTGTGATCCATACATGAGCCATAAGCAAAATAGAAAAGTTCTTCTTTTTTCTCATATAAATAGCTTTTCCAATCTCCGAAGCGTACTTGTGTATGCATACCAGGGTCACGAGCCACATACATATATGCCTCTGTCTTCCCTTGATCGGTATATACCGTTCTGGTACACCGATGCAAAGAAGTGTTTTTTTCAGATATTAACCTATCGAACTGTTTCAATTGATTATCTGTTACCTCAATCAACTCACCATAGACCCTTTGATCGCCCTCTATTGCAAGTATTGGATATCCGAGCGTGGTATCGTATAAGCTGCCAAAGACCCAGGCCTGTTCAAATAGCAATTGTGTCTTATACTTTGTATGAGAGTTAACTTCATTTTTTCGAAACGTTCCGTACACAAAAAGATATACAGTAGCCATATCATCAGACCCTTTCTTCACTTCCCATTAACCTGATTAAAGGTTCCCTGCTTGCCTAGTCCAACTGCTTAGGATACTCAAAACCTCCATAGAAACCGCATGTAACACTCGCACTCACTGCGGCAGATTGTAGAGCCTTTTTAATATCCTTATGTGTATAGTATTCAGTTAGGAAGCTACCAATGAAACTGTCTCCAGCGCCCATTGTATCAACTACCAATACGTCCACGACATCTTGCTGGTACCGGACGCCATCAGCAAAGAACAGCGCAGGTTTATCACCCTGGTAATACCTATAATGTCCATGTCATATTGGGAAAGAAGTTTAACTAGATCATCTATTTCAAAGTCTGAAAGTTCTGCTCCCGAGAAAAAGCCAATTGAAATATGTGGACAAACCTTTTGTAGATATGCAGGGTCAACGTTATCGGAAAAATCAAACGATATGTTTATGTGCTTTGAAATACCCGAAAGTTCTTCTTCAAGTGAAGAATAACAACTGATATGACATACATCAAATTCACTCATATACTCATAGTCATCTTGTATCATTTTCAATTTCATCTTATGCTGAACTGTGTTTTTAGGACCTCCAATAAATATCCTGTCACCGTCTTCTGATAAAGACACTTTAGGCTGGCCGCTTATACCCTCAACCGTACGGGACAGCTCATAATCCACTCCCTCCGATTGAAGGGCATATTTAATGTGTTTAGCTTTTTCATCAGTAGCAAAAACACCAATATACCCCACTTTATTTGCTCCAGATCTTTTACTGTTTACTGCAACATTAACACAATTGCCTCCTGGGAAATATACACCTTTGTCTAAATAACAATCCACAACGTTGTCCCCTACAGTTATAATATTCATTACTCTGCACCCTTTCTATTATCCTTTTACAGACCCCTCCGATAAACCACGAACTAAGTATTTCTGAAGTACAATCAGTAAAACAATCATTGGTAATGAAGCGATTACCATTCCTGAAAGAAGCACACCCCAATCTGTTTGTAAAGCATCTCTGAAGTTCATCAGACCAGAAGGAATTGTCTTAAGTGATTCTGAATCAATAAATACAGTAGCAAATAAGAATTCATTCCACGCATAGAAAGCAGTTAATACTACCGTCGTGATTAATATTGGTATAGACATAGGAAGATAAATCCTCAAGTATATACCGAATTCTGTACACCCATCCATTAAAGCAGATTCGTTTAGTTCTCTGGGTATGCCTAAAAAATACGCTCGTAATAATAAGATACATATAGGCAAACGAAAAGCAATATAAGGCAGTATTAAAGCAAGCCTTGTATCAACGATGTGCAAAGAACGCAGCAGATTAAATAATGGAATAATGGCTACCTCAGGATTCATCATCATTCCGCCAATTAATACGATTAATGCAACATCTATTAGACGCGAGCGATAACGCGCTAGTGCAAACGCCGCCATGGACCCGATAATAAGGACAGCACCTATCGTAATACCGGTTACAATTACACTATTAAAAAAGTAACTTGAAATCCCTTTTGACCAAGCATCAGTATAATTATGAACTAACCATTCACTTGGGAAGCCCCATACGTTATTATATATTTCATCATAACTTTTCATGGATGAAACAACCATCCAAAAAAGAGGATATAGGATAATTATTGCAAATATAATTAAGCCCAATAATGCAATAAACTCACCCACTCCAAACTTTACCAGTTTATTGGATGATTTATTTTGTTTTCTCATATCAATCATCCTTTCCTGTGCCAGATAATTTAATTTGAATTAACGCCAATATCGCCGTAATGAGAAATATTACAAAAGCGACAGTTGATGCAAGGCCCATGTTATCTTTGACAAAACCTTCTTGATACATGTGCACCGACATTGTAATGGAACTAAAACCAGGTCCGCCGCCAGTAAGTATATACGGCTCATTGAACACCAACATTGATCCAGTGACAGTTATTAATGTGTTTACGAAAATGGCTTCCTTAACTTGAGGAATAGTAATACTGAAGAATTTTTTTATCTTACCCGCCCCATCAATATCAGCCGCTTCATATAATTCTTTAGGAACCTTTTGAATGGCAACTACAAAGAGCATCATAATAAAACCGATACTCTGCCATTGGGACATGGCGATTACTGCATAAATTGCTGTTGAGGAATTACCTAGCCATGGTTTAGCTAAGTCTTCTAAGCCAATGAGTTGAAGAAATTCATTTAATAACCCCATTTGCGGGTTATAAACAAAACCAAACAGAAGCGCAATGACCGAAACAGATATCATAACTGGCATAAAGTATACAACCCTGAAAAATGGCGCTATTTTTCTAAAAACCTTATCCTCTAATACATAAGCTAGAACCAAGGCAAATCCGACTTGTAAAATAACTGATATAATTGCGTACTTAGTGTTATTTAACAAGCCTGTTATCATTACTTGGTCTGAGAACAGTAACTTAAAGTTCTTCCACCCGACGAACGTTTTTTCAGTGGAAAATACCGAGAAATCAAAAAACTGTTGTAAAAATTCTGAAATAAAGGGATATAAACAAATATTGTAATGAAGATCAACCCAGGTAACAAAAAAGTATGGGAATCATTTTATTCTTTCTTTGTTGCATTCTTACACCTCCGTACACTTGGTTGAAAAAATGTTGTTCCGAGACTCTAAATCTCGGAACAACGGGTTATTTTTTTGTTACTTTAATTCTTGGGCTGTTTTCTGAACCTCATTCATTACTTCTTCCGGAGTTTTCTGGTTGGTTGCCAGTGACTGACCACCCCTCATGAAAACATCAGCAACATTGATATCGACAGCGTTATCAAACCACGGAGCTGTTTTTGAAGCATCCGTTATCAGTTTATATGCTCTTAAACCAATATCGGAGGTGTTTTCTTCCGTTACCGCGCCCTTAATGGCATTTAATTGACCATCTTTTTTAGTGAATTCAAACGCAGTCTCTTCTGAGGTTAAAAACTTCAAAAAGTCAACTGCTTCAGGAGGCGCATTTTCACTTAACATCCATCCCTCTGGAGCCCCAGTTAAAGCTTTAGGATCGCCTTTTCCATCTTTGAATGCAGGAAAATCAAAGAAATCAAAGTCAACATCTCCTCCCTCTTGTACCATTCTGAATTCCGCAAATTGACTATATGAGATCGGGACTTCTCCACTGCTAAACATATTCCTCGCTTCCTCATTATTGATCGCAGTAGATATATCACCCATATAGGAAGTTAATTTTTGGAAAGCTTCAAGACCCTCAACATAACCTGGATCCGTAAATTCGCCAGTTTCTTTATTGTAGTCTTCTTCTAAAACTTCTGGATCTAAAATTCTTTGAAATATTGTTCCCATAAAATGAGAAACAACCCACTTATCAGACAATCCAGCTACTATTGGCGTCTCATACCCATTCTGTTGAAGTTTATCCAGTACAGAAATGAGTTCGTTGAACGTTTCTGGTGGTTCTAAATTATTTTCTTCAAATATCTTTTTGTTGTAGAAAAATGCTTTACCATCAACTGTGAAAGGAGCACCATAAATTGTATCGTCAAAGGTAAAGCCTGATAATTGGGACTCGAGTATTTGATCTGACCACTCTTTATCCTCGCTCATTACATCATCTAGCGGCATAATCTTGCCTGATGACACCAAGTTAGATGCAAATGAATCTGACCAGGATGAGAAGATATCCGGAAGTTCGTTACTGGAAACCAATACTTTAATTTTTTCTTTGTAAGAGTCATTTAAAACGGAGTTAACATTGATTTTCACATTGGGATGTTCATCCATATACTCTTCTATTTTTTCATTATAGAAGGTTTTTCTTGGTTCGTTTGGCCAGCGATGAAAAAAGTCTATTTCTACAACATCTTTTCCACTTGCGTTTGCTTGTTCATCATCTGATGAACAAGCAGCTATCATTGGGATGATCAGCAACAGCATAATGAAACTCAATATGCCTTTTTTCATAAAAATCACTCCTACTCTTGAATTTTGTATTGTCAAAAGTTTCTCAGCCAAACAACTCACAACCGGCGACATCTGGATGATAAGTTAAAAATGATCGTCCACCGCGAAGGTATATCATTGAATAACTGTGTCTGATTAAAGCATTTAATGGCTTTGACAAGCCGTCACATCAATTTTTAGATGTATTTAGTACTCCATTTTCCACATATATCTTCTTACAGAAAGTGGGTGTCCAGTATGTTCAGAGAGTCCATCAGCATACTGTCTTAATACGACCCCTGCCAACGCCGGACCAAAGTATTCTTTCAAGTCCTCGTCAATACCGCTATAGTCTAATTTGGTAATATCAACCACTTCTACTTTTTCACTAAACTTCTCAGCGAAACTAATAGCTCTTTCATCTAACGGAAGAGTCGGTCCTTCTCCTTTAATAATTAGAAAAGGCACATCGAAATCAGTTATTTCGAAAGGTCCATGGAAGTATTCCCCTGTATGAATAGCATTTGAATTAATCCAAAGCATTTCCATAAGTAAGCAACTTGTAAATGAATAAGCTTGATGATAATATGCTCCGCTACCCATGGTATAAATAATCTTTTCTCTTTTGTTCTCTTTTCCAAATTGAAATGCTCGCTCGTATGTTAATTTCTGGTTTGAATCAAATAGTTCTTCAAGTTTATTTAATTG
This sequence is a window from Lentibacillus sp. JNUCC-1. Protein-coding genes within it:
- a CDS encoding gamma-glutamylcyclotransferase, which produces MATVYLFVYGTFRKNEVNSHTKYKTQLLFEQAWVFGSLYDTTLGYPILAIEGDQRVYGELIEVTDNQLKQFDRLISEKNTSLHRCTRTVYTDQGKTEAYMYVARDPGMHTQVRFGDWKSYLYEKKEELFYFAYGSCMDHKRFIEAGVNDLFQDVIGRGVLSNYKLQFLIGKSDGGRADIIEKSGRVEGKVYRINQKAREYLYKREGVFTGDYRPAFIDVTVNGEKKTNVLTFIVVNKEEEEIAPPNHYAEEILNGGMVH
- a CDS encoding carbohydrate kinase family protein, producing MDVLVVDTMGAGDSFIGSFLTEYYTHKDIKKALQSAAVSASVTCGFYGGFEYPKQLD
- a CDS encoding PfkB family carbohydrate kinase → MNIITVGDNVVDCYLDKGVYFPGGNCVNVAVNSKRSGANKVGYIGVFATDEKAKHIKYALQSEGVDYELSRTVEGISGQPKVSLSEDGDRIFIGGPKNTVQHKMKLKMIQDDYEYMSEFDVCHISCYSSLEEELSGISKHINISFDFSDNVDPAYLQKVCPHISIGFFSGAELSDFEIDDLVKLLSQYDMDIIGITRVINLRCSLLMASGTSKMSWTYW
- a CDS encoding carbohydrate ABC transporter permease, encoding MRKQNKSSNKLVKFGVGEFIALLGLIIFAIIILYPLFWMVVSSMKSYDEIYNNVWGFPSEWLVHNYTDAWSKGISSYFFNSVIVTGITIGAVLIIGSMAAFALARYRSRLIDVALIVLIGGMMMNPEVAIIPLFNLLRSLHIVDTRLALILPYIAFRLPICILLLRAYFLGIPRELNESALMDGCTEFGIYLRIYLPMSIPILITTVVLTAFYAWNEFLFATVFIDSESLKTIPSGLMNFRDALQTDWGVLLSGMVIASLPMIVLLIVLQKYLVRGLSEGSVKG
- a CDS encoding ABC transporter substrate-binding protein, with protein sequence MKKGILSFIMLLLIIPMIAACSSDDEQANASGKDVVEIDFFHRWPNEPRKTFYNEKIEEYMDEHPNVKINVNSVLNDSYKEKIKVLVSSNELPDIFSSWSDSFASNLVSSGKIMPLDDVMSEDKEWSDQILESQLSGFTFDDTIYGAPFTVDGKAFFYNKKIFEENNLEPPETFNELISVLDKLQQNGYETPIVAGLSDKWVVSHFMGTIFQRILDPEVLEEDYNKETGEFTDPGYVEGLEAFQKLTSYMGDISTAINNEEARNMFSSGEVPISYSQFAEFRMVQEGGDVDFDFFDFPAFKDGKGDPKALTGAPEGWMLSENAPPEAVDFLKFLTSEETAFEFTKKDGQLNAIKGAVTEENTSDIGLRAYKLITDASKTAPWFDNAVDINVADVFMRGGQSLATNQKTPEEVMNEVQKTAQELK
- a CDS encoding SIS domain-containing protein, producing MKTEHVEQINSVVSAVKEKDINNIYFVACGGSLASLSTGDYFVDRELSIPSKAYTSNEFIHSNPKGLGNNSLVILRSHSGTTPETVEAAKFAREKGAITVAISIDTESPLCQEAEYTVHYNYKDGSDAIDGEIGIFYTLVFSIINSLNPNEKYERVLDQLNKLEELFDSNQKLTYERAFQFGKENKREKIIYTMGSGAYYHQAYSFTSCLLMEMLWINSNAIHTGEYFHGPFEITDFDVPFLIIKGEGPTLPLDERAISFAEKFSEKVEVVDITKLDYSGIDEDLKEYFGPALAGVVLRQYADGLSEHTGHPLSVRRYMWKMEY